One region of Girardinichthys multiradiatus isolate DD_20200921_A chromosome 1, DD_fGirMul_XY1, whole genome shotgun sequence genomic DNA includes:
- the espn gene encoding espin isoform X1 yields MVVEGDMTLLAARQGDVQTLKTLLAAKILNSDVKDVLGASPVHHAARAGKLTCLRFLVEDAGLQGNCLASNGASPAHDAAATGNLACLQWLLTQGGCQPEDRDSSGATVLHLACRFSHHEITEWLLKSGEVDPGASTDTGALPVHYAAAKGDLASLRLLLGHSPNVVNSQTKNGATPLYLTCQEGHLEVVQYLVKDCGADPSIRANDGMTPLHAAAQMGHNTVIVWLMSFTDISLADRDSDGATAMHFAASRGHAKVLSWLLLHGGEIVTDNWGGTPLHDAAENGELECCQILVVNGVDLGIRDQDGFTAADLAEYNGHSQCAKYLRTVENMSVEHRVLSRDPSTELESKQPDSGLSSPNTTMPPASQATHFDIGSPSSSLSNYDSASSSQSSTGEKKSSLTMSRGPPTQLNTVAHQGASESAISDMQAYMDMLNPDISTDTASRDGTTVDAVPKPPPPPTYPPPPPPQAPPGPPPAPSYPAPGPPQEPLSAEFLKVKSNLRHVGSKSSKKEQLTPGENHEKLRRVDSNRKSRSFSKQPSTGDYYKSLGNDTAEPRGSKGMAPNEEGSVLLEEPTESPATTSENGTAEESVPPPPPPPPPPLPPSNPMPTPPPPPPLPTAAQSTQNNGSTTPSSNDKRRPSSSSGSGNISTSYPEGGLLRQMKSTKSFNMMSPTGDNSELLAEIKAGKSLKPTPQSKGYTTVFSNTGPTDNNGTTTPPETQSSPPAAKPPSPPQSRASVTSPPITPSPSPSPSPSPTGSRAMSGSANYEQLSSNSVVNGNDGSGSMQQESERKTSLADIEALVPTLDEQGKAIPEWKRQVMVRKLQVKMQEEEEHKRKAEEEAKRLASMPAWRRDMMKKKMDEERCDREQKRKAEQEAKQAKETEEKQELERLRTMGYDETKLAPWQRKILLKKEDIAKK; encoded by the exons ATGGTGGTGGAGGGCGACATGACGCTGCTGGCAGCCAGGCAGGGGGACGTGCAGACGCTCAAAACGCTCTTAGCGGCGAAGATTCTCAACAGCGACGTGAAGGATGTCTTGGGGGCTTCGCCGGTCCACCACGCAGCCCGGGCCGGGAAGCTGACCTGCCTGCGTTTTCTGGTGGAGGACGCAGGGCTGCAGGGAAACTGCCTGGCAAGCAACGGGGCCAGCCCGGCGCATGATGCGGCGGCCACGGGTAACCTGGCCTGCTTACAGTGGCTGCTGACCCAGGGGGGGTGTCAGCCGGAG GATAGGGACAGCTCTGGAGCCACAGTTCTCCACCTTGCGTGTCGCTTCAGTCACCACGAGATCACCGAATGGCTGCTGAAGAGTGGTGAGGTGGATCCCGGGGCCTCCACCGATACAGGAGCCCTACCTGTTCATTATGCTGCTGCCAAGGGAGACCTGGCGTCTCTCCGACTGTTACTGGGACACAGCCCAAA TGTTGTCAACTCCCAAACTAAGAATGGTGCCACGCCGCTCTACCTGACCTGCCAGGAAGGTCATTTGGAGGTTGTCCAATACCTGGTCAAGGACTGCGGGGCAGATCCGAGCATCAGAGCCAATGACGGGATGACGCCTCTGCACGCTGCTGCTCAGATGGGCCACAACACTGTCATTGTCTGGCTG ATGAGTTTCACAGACATCAGCCTGGCAGACAGGGACAGTGACGGTGCGACGGCCATGCACTTTGCAGCCAGCCGTGGCCATGCGAAGGTTCTCAGCTGGCTGCTGCTGCACGGTGGAGAGATTGTCACTGACAACTGGGGAGGGACACCCCTCCACGATGCTGCGGAGAATGGTGAACTGGAG TGCTGTCAGATTCTTGTGGTAAATGGGGTGGACCTGGGCATACGGGACCAGGACGGCTTCACAGCTGCGGATCTGGCCGAATACAATGGCCATTCCCAGTGTGCCAAGTATCTGCGCACGGTGGAAAACATG AGTGTGGAGCATCGGGTTTTGTCTCGAGACCCCTCAACGGAGCTTGAGTCCAAGCAGCCGGACTCGGGCCTCTCCTCCCCTAACACCACCATGCCTCCAGCCAGCCAAGCAACACACTTCGACATCGGTTCACCGTCCAGCTCGCTGTCCAACTATGACTCTGCCAGCTCCAGTCAGTCCAGCACCGGGGAGAAGAAAAGCAGCCTTACAATGTCTCGAGGCCCTCCCACCCAGCTAAATACAGTTGCACATCAGG GTGCATCAGAGTCAGCCATTTCAGACATGCAGGCCTACATGGACATGCTGAACCCTGACATCAGCACTGACACAGCCAGTAGGGATGGTACAACAGTTGATGCTGTTCCcaagcccccacctcctccaaCCTATCCTCCCCCGCCTCCCCCTCAAGCTCCCCCAGGGCCCCCTCCAGCACCGAGCTATCCAGCGCCTGGGCCCCCTCAAGAGCCTCTGTCAGCTGAGTTCCTGAAGGTGAAAAGCAACTTGCGGCACGTGGGCAGTAAAAGCAGCAAAAAGGAG CAGCTGACTCCTGGAGAGAACCACGAGAAATTGCGGCGAGTGGATTCAAACAGGAAGTCAAGGAGCTTCAGCAAACAGCCCAGCACTGGGGACTACTACAAGAGTCTGGGCAACGACACGGCGGAGCCCCGTGGGAGCAAAGGCATGGCGCCCAACGAGGAG GGTTCGGTGTTATTGGAGGAGCCTACTGAGAGTCCTGCCACCACCTCTGAAAATGGAACCGCAGAGGAATCTGTGCCgcctccacctccacctccaccacctcctcttcctcccagCAATCCAATGCCAacaccccctcctcctcctccgctACCCACCGCGGCACAAAGCACCCAGAATAATGGCAGCACCACCCCCAGCTCCAACGACAAGAGGCGCCCATCTTCCTCATCAGGCA GCGGGAATATATCTACCTCTTACCCAGAGGGAGGGCTGCTTAGACAGATGAAGA GCACAAAATCTTTCAACATGATGTCCCCCACCGGAGACAACTCAGAGCTTCTGGCAGAGATCAAAGCAGGAAAGAGCCTTAAGCCCACGCCTCAAAGTAAAGGCTACACCACTGTGTTTTCCAACACAGGGCCAACAGACAACAAT GGAACCACCACACCTCCAGAGACCCAATCATCTCCACCAGCCGCCAAACCACCCTCTCCTCCACAATCAAGAGCTTCTGTTACCTCTCCACCCATCACCCCAAGCCCCAGCCCCAGCCCTAGCCCCAGTCCTACTGGTTCCAGGGCCATGTCAGGCTCTGCAAACTATGAGCAGCTGTCCTCCAACTCCGTGGTCAATGGGAACGACGGATCTGGTTCAATGCAGCAGGAGTCAGAAAGGAAGACAAGCCTTGCCGACATTGAGGCGCTGGTGCCCACTCTTGATGAGCAGGGGAAAGCCATCCCCGAGTGGAAAAGACAGGTGATGGTGAGAAAGCTTCAGGTCAAGatgcaggaggaggaagagcaCAAACGCAAG
- the espn gene encoding espin isoform X3 yields MVVEGDMTLLAARQGDVQTLKTLLAAKILNSDVKDVLGASPVHHAARAGKLTCLRFLVEDAGLQGNCLASNGASPAHDAAATGNLACLQWLLTQGGCQPEDRDSSGATVLHLACRFSHHEITEWLLKSGEVDPGASTDTGALPVHYAAAKGDLASLRLLLGHSPNVVNSQTKNGATPLYLTCQEGHLEVVQYLVKDCGADPSIRANDGMTPLHAAAQMGHNTVIVWLMSFTDISLADRDSDGATAMHFAASRGHAKVLSWLLLHGGEIVTDNWGGTPLHDAAENGELECCQILVVNGVDLGIRDQDGFTAADLAEYNGHSQCAKYLRTVENMSVEHRVLSRDPSTELESKQPDSGLSSPNTTMPPASQATHFDIGSPSSSLSNYDSASSSQSSTGEKKSSLTMSRGPPTQLNTVAHQGASESAISDMQAYMDMLNPDISTDTASRDGTTVDAVPKPPPPPTYPPPPPPQAPPGPPPAPSYPAPGPPQEPLSAEFLKVKSNLRHVGSKSSKKEQLTPGENHEKLRRVDSNRKSRSFSKQPSTGDYYKSLGNDTAEPRGSKGMAPNEEGSVLLEEPTESPATTSENGTAEESVPPPPPPPPPPLPPSNPMPTPPPPPPLPTAAQSTQNNGSTTPSSNDKRRPSSSSGSGNISTSYPEGGLLRQMKSTKSFNMMSPTGDNSELLAEIKAGKSLKPTPQSKGYTTVFSNTGPTDNNGTTTPPETQSSPPAAKPPSPPQSRASVTSPPITPSPSPSPSPSPTGSRAMSGSANYEQLSSNSVVNGNDGSGSMQQESERKTSLADIEALVPTLDEQGKAIPEWKRQVMVRKLQVKMQEEEEHKRKAEEEAKRLASMPAWRRDMMKKKMDEEREQKRKAEQEAKQAKETEEKQELERLRTMGYDETKLAPWQRKILLKKEDIAKK; encoded by the exons ATGGTGGTGGAGGGCGACATGACGCTGCTGGCAGCCAGGCAGGGGGACGTGCAGACGCTCAAAACGCTCTTAGCGGCGAAGATTCTCAACAGCGACGTGAAGGATGTCTTGGGGGCTTCGCCGGTCCACCACGCAGCCCGGGCCGGGAAGCTGACCTGCCTGCGTTTTCTGGTGGAGGACGCAGGGCTGCAGGGAAACTGCCTGGCAAGCAACGGGGCCAGCCCGGCGCATGATGCGGCGGCCACGGGTAACCTGGCCTGCTTACAGTGGCTGCTGACCCAGGGGGGGTGTCAGCCGGAG GATAGGGACAGCTCTGGAGCCACAGTTCTCCACCTTGCGTGTCGCTTCAGTCACCACGAGATCACCGAATGGCTGCTGAAGAGTGGTGAGGTGGATCCCGGGGCCTCCACCGATACAGGAGCCCTACCTGTTCATTATGCTGCTGCCAAGGGAGACCTGGCGTCTCTCCGACTGTTACTGGGACACAGCCCAAA TGTTGTCAACTCCCAAACTAAGAATGGTGCCACGCCGCTCTACCTGACCTGCCAGGAAGGTCATTTGGAGGTTGTCCAATACCTGGTCAAGGACTGCGGGGCAGATCCGAGCATCAGAGCCAATGACGGGATGACGCCTCTGCACGCTGCTGCTCAGATGGGCCACAACACTGTCATTGTCTGGCTG ATGAGTTTCACAGACATCAGCCTGGCAGACAGGGACAGTGACGGTGCGACGGCCATGCACTTTGCAGCCAGCCGTGGCCATGCGAAGGTTCTCAGCTGGCTGCTGCTGCACGGTGGAGAGATTGTCACTGACAACTGGGGAGGGACACCCCTCCACGATGCTGCGGAGAATGGTGAACTGGAG TGCTGTCAGATTCTTGTGGTAAATGGGGTGGACCTGGGCATACGGGACCAGGACGGCTTCACAGCTGCGGATCTGGCCGAATACAATGGCCATTCCCAGTGTGCCAAGTATCTGCGCACGGTGGAAAACATG AGTGTGGAGCATCGGGTTTTGTCTCGAGACCCCTCAACGGAGCTTGAGTCCAAGCAGCCGGACTCGGGCCTCTCCTCCCCTAACACCACCATGCCTCCAGCCAGCCAAGCAACACACTTCGACATCGGTTCACCGTCCAGCTCGCTGTCCAACTATGACTCTGCCAGCTCCAGTCAGTCCAGCACCGGGGAGAAGAAAAGCAGCCTTACAATGTCTCGAGGCCCTCCCACCCAGCTAAATACAGTTGCACATCAGG GTGCATCAGAGTCAGCCATTTCAGACATGCAGGCCTACATGGACATGCTGAACCCTGACATCAGCACTGACACAGCCAGTAGGGATGGTACAACAGTTGATGCTGTTCCcaagcccccacctcctccaaCCTATCCTCCCCCGCCTCCCCCTCAAGCTCCCCCAGGGCCCCCTCCAGCACCGAGCTATCCAGCGCCTGGGCCCCCTCAAGAGCCTCTGTCAGCTGAGTTCCTGAAGGTGAAAAGCAACTTGCGGCACGTGGGCAGTAAAAGCAGCAAAAAGGAG CAGCTGACTCCTGGAGAGAACCACGAGAAATTGCGGCGAGTGGATTCAAACAGGAAGTCAAGGAGCTTCAGCAAACAGCCCAGCACTGGGGACTACTACAAGAGTCTGGGCAACGACACGGCGGAGCCCCGTGGGAGCAAAGGCATGGCGCCCAACGAGGAG GGTTCGGTGTTATTGGAGGAGCCTACTGAGAGTCCTGCCACCACCTCTGAAAATGGAACCGCAGAGGAATCTGTGCCgcctccacctccacctccaccacctcctcttcctcccagCAATCCAATGCCAacaccccctcctcctcctccgctACCCACCGCGGCACAAAGCACCCAGAATAATGGCAGCACCACCCCCAGCTCCAACGACAAGAGGCGCCCATCTTCCTCATCAGGCA GCGGGAATATATCTACCTCTTACCCAGAGGGAGGGCTGCTTAGACAGATGAAGA GCACAAAATCTTTCAACATGATGTCCCCCACCGGAGACAACTCAGAGCTTCTGGCAGAGATCAAAGCAGGAAAGAGCCTTAAGCCCACGCCTCAAAGTAAAGGCTACACCACTGTGTTTTCCAACACAGGGCCAACAGACAACAAT GGAACCACCACACCTCCAGAGACCCAATCATCTCCACCAGCCGCCAAACCACCCTCTCCTCCACAATCAAGAGCTTCTGTTACCTCTCCACCCATCACCCCAAGCCCCAGCCCCAGCCCTAGCCCCAGTCCTACTGGTTCCAGGGCCATGTCAGGCTCTGCAAACTATGAGCAGCTGTCCTCCAACTCCGTGGTCAATGGGAACGACGGATCTGGTTCAATGCAGCAGGAGTCAGAAAGGAAGACAAGCCTTGCCGACATTGAGGCGCTGGTGCCCACTCTTGATGAGCAGGGGAAAGCCATCCCCGAGTGGAAAAGACAGGTGATGGTGAGAAAGCTTCAGGTCAAGatgcaggaggaggaagagcaCAAACGCAAG
- the espn gene encoding espin isoform X6, giving the protein MVVEGDMTLLAARQGDVQTLKTLLAAKILNSDVKDVLGASPVHHAARAGKLTCLRFLVEDAGLQGNCLASNGASPAHDAAATGNLACLQWLLTQGGCQPEDRDSSGATVLHLACRFSHHEITEWLLKSGEVDPGASTDTGALPVHYAAAKGDLASLRLLLGHSPNVVNSQTKNGATPLYLTCQEGHLEVVQYLVKDCGADPSIRANDGMTPLHAAAQMGHNTVIVWLMSFTDISLADRDSDGATAMHFAASRGHAKVLSWLLLHGGEIVTDNWGGTPLHDAAENGELECCQILVVNGVDLGIRDQDGFTAADLAEYNGHSQCAKYLRTVENMSVEHRVLSRDPSTELESKQPDSGLSSPNTTMPPASQATHFDIGSPSSSLSNYDSASSSQSSTGEKKSSLTMSRGPPTQLNTVAHQGASESAISDMQAYMDMLNPDISTDTASRDGTTVDAVPKPPPPPTYPPPPPPQAPPGPPPAPSYPAPGPPQEPLSAEFLKVKSNLRHVGSKSSKKELTPGENHEKLRRVDSNRKSRSFSKQPSTGDYYKSLGNDTAEPRGSKGMAPNEEGSVLLEEPTESPATTSENGTAEESVPPPPPPPPPPLPPSNPMPTPPPPPPLPTAAQSTQNNGSTTPSSNDKRRPSSSSGSTKSFNMMSPTGDNSELLAEIKAGKSLKPTPQSKGYTTVFSNTGPTDNNGTTTPPETQSSPPAAKPPSPPQSRASVTSPPITPSPSPSPSPSPTGSRAMSGSANYEQLSSNSVVNGNDGSGSMQQESERKTSLADIEALVPTLDEQGKAIPEWKRQVMVRKLQVKMQEEEEHKRKAEEEAKRLASMPAWRRDMMKKKMDEEREQKRKAEQEAKQAKETEEKQELERLRTMGYDETKLAPWQRKILLKKEDIAKK; this is encoded by the exons ATGGTGGTGGAGGGCGACATGACGCTGCTGGCAGCCAGGCAGGGGGACGTGCAGACGCTCAAAACGCTCTTAGCGGCGAAGATTCTCAACAGCGACGTGAAGGATGTCTTGGGGGCTTCGCCGGTCCACCACGCAGCCCGGGCCGGGAAGCTGACCTGCCTGCGTTTTCTGGTGGAGGACGCAGGGCTGCAGGGAAACTGCCTGGCAAGCAACGGGGCCAGCCCGGCGCATGATGCGGCGGCCACGGGTAACCTGGCCTGCTTACAGTGGCTGCTGACCCAGGGGGGGTGTCAGCCGGAG GATAGGGACAGCTCTGGAGCCACAGTTCTCCACCTTGCGTGTCGCTTCAGTCACCACGAGATCACCGAATGGCTGCTGAAGAGTGGTGAGGTGGATCCCGGGGCCTCCACCGATACAGGAGCCCTACCTGTTCATTATGCTGCTGCCAAGGGAGACCTGGCGTCTCTCCGACTGTTACTGGGACACAGCCCAAA TGTTGTCAACTCCCAAACTAAGAATGGTGCCACGCCGCTCTACCTGACCTGCCAGGAAGGTCATTTGGAGGTTGTCCAATACCTGGTCAAGGACTGCGGGGCAGATCCGAGCATCAGAGCCAATGACGGGATGACGCCTCTGCACGCTGCTGCTCAGATGGGCCACAACACTGTCATTGTCTGGCTG ATGAGTTTCACAGACATCAGCCTGGCAGACAGGGACAGTGACGGTGCGACGGCCATGCACTTTGCAGCCAGCCGTGGCCATGCGAAGGTTCTCAGCTGGCTGCTGCTGCACGGTGGAGAGATTGTCACTGACAACTGGGGAGGGACACCCCTCCACGATGCTGCGGAGAATGGTGAACTGGAG TGCTGTCAGATTCTTGTGGTAAATGGGGTGGACCTGGGCATACGGGACCAGGACGGCTTCACAGCTGCGGATCTGGCCGAATACAATGGCCATTCCCAGTGTGCCAAGTATCTGCGCACGGTGGAAAACATG AGTGTGGAGCATCGGGTTTTGTCTCGAGACCCCTCAACGGAGCTTGAGTCCAAGCAGCCGGACTCGGGCCTCTCCTCCCCTAACACCACCATGCCTCCAGCCAGCCAAGCAACACACTTCGACATCGGTTCACCGTCCAGCTCGCTGTCCAACTATGACTCTGCCAGCTCCAGTCAGTCCAGCACCGGGGAGAAGAAAAGCAGCCTTACAATGTCTCGAGGCCCTCCCACCCAGCTAAATACAGTTGCACATCAGG GTGCATCAGAGTCAGCCATTTCAGACATGCAGGCCTACATGGACATGCTGAACCCTGACATCAGCACTGACACAGCCAGTAGGGATGGTACAACAGTTGATGCTGTTCCcaagcccccacctcctccaaCCTATCCTCCCCCGCCTCCCCCTCAAGCTCCCCCAGGGCCCCCTCCAGCACCGAGCTATCCAGCGCCTGGGCCCCCTCAAGAGCCTCTGTCAGCTGAGTTCCTGAAGGTGAAAAGCAACTTGCGGCACGTGGGCAGTAAAAGCAGCAAAAAGGAG CTGACTCCTGGAGAGAACCACGAGAAATTGCGGCGAGTGGATTCAAACAGGAAGTCAAGGAGCTTCAGCAAACAGCCCAGCACTGGGGACTACTACAAGAGTCTGGGCAACGACACGGCGGAGCCCCGTGGGAGCAAAGGCATGGCGCCCAACGAGGAG GGTTCGGTGTTATTGGAGGAGCCTACTGAGAGTCCTGCCACCACCTCTGAAAATGGAACCGCAGAGGAATCTGTGCCgcctccacctccacctccaccacctcctcttcctcccagCAATCCAATGCCAacaccccctcctcctcctccgctACCCACCGCGGCACAAAGCACCCAGAATAATGGCAGCACCACCCCCAGCTCCAACGACAAGAGGCGCCCATCTTCCTCATCAGGCA GCACAAAATCTTTCAACATGATGTCCCCCACCGGAGACAACTCAGAGCTTCTGGCAGAGATCAAAGCAGGAAAGAGCCTTAAGCCCACGCCTCAAAGTAAAGGCTACACCACTGTGTTTTCCAACACAGGGCCAACAGACAACAAT GGAACCACCACACCTCCAGAGACCCAATCATCTCCACCAGCCGCCAAACCACCCTCTCCTCCACAATCAAGAGCTTCTGTTACCTCTCCACCCATCACCCCAAGCCCCAGCCCCAGCCCTAGCCCCAGTCCTACTGGTTCCAGGGCCATGTCAGGCTCTGCAAACTATGAGCAGCTGTCCTCCAACTCCGTGGTCAATGGGAACGACGGATCTGGTTCAATGCAGCAGGAGTCAGAAAGGAAGACAAGCCTTGCCGACATTGAGGCGCTGGTGCCCACTCTTGATGAGCAGGGGAAAGCCATCCCCGAGTGGAAAAGACAGGTGATGGTGAGAAAGCTTCAGGTCAAGatgcaggaggaggaagagcaCAAACGCAAG
- the espn gene encoding espin isoform X2, producing the protein MVVEGDMTLLAARQGDVQTLKTLLAAKILNSDVKDVLGASPVHHAARAGKLTCLRFLVEDAGLQGNCLASNGASPAHDAAATGNLACLQWLLTQGGCQPEDRDSSGATVLHLACRFSHHEITEWLLKSGEVDPGASTDTGALPVHYAAAKGDLASLRLLLGHSPNVVNSQTKNGATPLYLTCQEGHLEVVQYLVKDCGADPSIRANDGMTPLHAAAQMGHNTVIVWLMSFTDISLADRDSDGATAMHFAASRGHAKVLSWLLLHGGEIVTDNWGGTPLHDAAENGELECCQILVVNGVDLGIRDQDGFTAADLAEYNGHSQCAKYLRTVENMSVEHRVLSRDPSTELESKQPDSGLSSPNTTMPPASQATHFDIGSPSSSLSNYDSASSSQSSTGEKKSSLTMSRGPPTQLNTVAHQGASESAISDMQAYMDMLNPDISTDTASRDGTTVDAVPKPPPPPTYPPPPPPQAPPGPPPAPSYPAPGPPQEPLSAEFLKVKSNLRHVGSKSSKKELTPGENHEKLRRVDSNRKSRSFSKQPSTGDYYKSLGNDTAEPRGSKGMAPNEEGSVLLEEPTESPATTSENGTAEESVPPPPPPPPPPLPPSNPMPTPPPPPPLPTAAQSTQNNGSTTPSSNDKRRPSSSSGSGNISTSYPEGGLLRQMKSTKSFNMMSPTGDNSELLAEIKAGKSLKPTPQSKGYTTVFSNTGPTDNNGTTTPPETQSSPPAAKPPSPPQSRASVTSPPITPSPSPSPSPSPTGSRAMSGSANYEQLSSNSVVNGNDGSGSMQQESERKTSLADIEALVPTLDEQGKAIPEWKRQVMVRKLQVKMQEEEEHKRKAEEEAKRLASMPAWRRDMMKKKMDEERCDREQKRKAEQEAKQAKETEEKQELERLRTMGYDETKLAPWQRKILLKKEDIAKK; encoded by the exons ATGGTGGTGGAGGGCGACATGACGCTGCTGGCAGCCAGGCAGGGGGACGTGCAGACGCTCAAAACGCTCTTAGCGGCGAAGATTCTCAACAGCGACGTGAAGGATGTCTTGGGGGCTTCGCCGGTCCACCACGCAGCCCGGGCCGGGAAGCTGACCTGCCTGCGTTTTCTGGTGGAGGACGCAGGGCTGCAGGGAAACTGCCTGGCAAGCAACGGGGCCAGCCCGGCGCATGATGCGGCGGCCACGGGTAACCTGGCCTGCTTACAGTGGCTGCTGACCCAGGGGGGGTGTCAGCCGGAG GATAGGGACAGCTCTGGAGCCACAGTTCTCCACCTTGCGTGTCGCTTCAGTCACCACGAGATCACCGAATGGCTGCTGAAGAGTGGTGAGGTGGATCCCGGGGCCTCCACCGATACAGGAGCCCTACCTGTTCATTATGCTGCTGCCAAGGGAGACCTGGCGTCTCTCCGACTGTTACTGGGACACAGCCCAAA TGTTGTCAACTCCCAAACTAAGAATGGTGCCACGCCGCTCTACCTGACCTGCCAGGAAGGTCATTTGGAGGTTGTCCAATACCTGGTCAAGGACTGCGGGGCAGATCCGAGCATCAGAGCCAATGACGGGATGACGCCTCTGCACGCTGCTGCTCAGATGGGCCACAACACTGTCATTGTCTGGCTG ATGAGTTTCACAGACATCAGCCTGGCAGACAGGGACAGTGACGGTGCGACGGCCATGCACTTTGCAGCCAGCCGTGGCCATGCGAAGGTTCTCAGCTGGCTGCTGCTGCACGGTGGAGAGATTGTCACTGACAACTGGGGAGGGACACCCCTCCACGATGCTGCGGAGAATGGTGAACTGGAG TGCTGTCAGATTCTTGTGGTAAATGGGGTGGACCTGGGCATACGGGACCAGGACGGCTTCACAGCTGCGGATCTGGCCGAATACAATGGCCATTCCCAGTGTGCCAAGTATCTGCGCACGGTGGAAAACATG AGTGTGGAGCATCGGGTTTTGTCTCGAGACCCCTCAACGGAGCTTGAGTCCAAGCAGCCGGACTCGGGCCTCTCCTCCCCTAACACCACCATGCCTCCAGCCAGCCAAGCAACACACTTCGACATCGGTTCACCGTCCAGCTCGCTGTCCAACTATGACTCTGCCAGCTCCAGTCAGTCCAGCACCGGGGAGAAGAAAAGCAGCCTTACAATGTCTCGAGGCCCTCCCACCCAGCTAAATACAGTTGCACATCAGG GTGCATCAGAGTCAGCCATTTCAGACATGCAGGCCTACATGGACATGCTGAACCCTGACATCAGCACTGACACAGCCAGTAGGGATGGTACAACAGTTGATGCTGTTCCcaagcccccacctcctccaaCCTATCCTCCCCCGCCTCCCCCTCAAGCTCCCCCAGGGCCCCCTCCAGCACCGAGCTATCCAGCGCCTGGGCCCCCTCAAGAGCCTCTGTCAGCTGAGTTCCTGAAGGTGAAAAGCAACTTGCGGCACGTGGGCAGTAAAAGCAGCAAAAAGGAG CTGACTCCTGGAGAGAACCACGAGAAATTGCGGCGAGTGGATTCAAACAGGAAGTCAAGGAGCTTCAGCAAACAGCCCAGCACTGGGGACTACTACAAGAGTCTGGGCAACGACACGGCGGAGCCCCGTGGGAGCAAAGGCATGGCGCCCAACGAGGAG GGTTCGGTGTTATTGGAGGAGCCTACTGAGAGTCCTGCCACCACCTCTGAAAATGGAACCGCAGAGGAATCTGTGCCgcctccacctccacctccaccacctcctcttcctcccagCAATCCAATGCCAacaccccctcctcctcctccgctACCCACCGCGGCACAAAGCACCCAGAATAATGGCAGCACCACCCCCAGCTCCAACGACAAGAGGCGCCCATCTTCCTCATCAGGCA GCGGGAATATATCTACCTCTTACCCAGAGGGAGGGCTGCTTAGACAGATGAAGA GCACAAAATCTTTCAACATGATGTCCCCCACCGGAGACAACTCAGAGCTTCTGGCAGAGATCAAAGCAGGAAAGAGCCTTAAGCCCACGCCTCAAAGTAAAGGCTACACCACTGTGTTTTCCAACACAGGGCCAACAGACAACAAT GGAACCACCACACCTCCAGAGACCCAATCATCTCCACCAGCCGCCAAACCACCCTCTCCTCCACAATCAAGAGCTTCTGTTACCTCTCCACCCATCACCCCAAGCCCCAGCCCCAGCCCTAGCCCCAGTCCTACTGGTTCCAGGGCCATGTCAGGCTCTGCAAACTATGAGCAGCTGTCCTCCAACTCCGTGGTCAATGGGAACGACGGATCTGGTTCAATGCAGCAGGAGTCAGAAAGGAAGACAAGCCTTGCCGACATTGAGGCGCTGGTGCCCACTCTTGATGAGCAGGGGAAAGCCATCCCCGAGTGGAAAAGACAGGTGATGGTGAGAAAGCTTCAGGTCAAGatgcaggaggaggaagagcaCAAACGCAAG